GTTTGCCATCCTCCGCCAACGCGTCGTTGCCGAGCCGCAGCCGATAGCCGATACCAAGCTCGTTGCTGATGATCCGCGGCTGCTGCGGATCGGTTTCGAGCTTCTGGCGCAGCGTTCGCACGAGCACCCTCAGATATTCGACATGATGTTCATGCTCGTGCGGCCAGACCTCCGCCATGATCTGCTTGTGCGTGATCACCCGCCCCGGAAATTTCGCGAGCTGCGCGAGCACGCCATATTCCTTGGGGGTCAGATGGATCTCCTGCCCAGCCTTCGTCACGGTGCGCGCCACGAGGTCGATCGTCACATCCTCGACCGCGAGCGCCAGCGTTCCCCCGTCGCGGGTCAGCCGATTGCGCAGCGCGACGCGGACCCGGGCCAGCAGCTCGTCGGTATCGAAGGGTTTGGTGAGATAATCGTCGGCGCCGAGGTCGAGCGCGGCGACCTTTTGATCGGTCGCGTCGCGCGCCGAAACGACGATCAGCGTTGTGTCGGATTGCTGTTTGAACAGCGGTACTAGTTCGAGCCCGTCGCGATCGGGAAGCCCGAGATCGAGCAAGGTGATGTCGGGACGCTCGGCTCGAAGCTGCTCCAGTGCCCCGCGCGCGGTCTCGGCCTCGACGATCGCATAGTCGTTCCTCGCCAACGCCGCTTGGATGAGGCGCCGGATGTGGAGTTCGTCGTCGATCACCAAGACCTTGTGACGCACTTTCATGGGATTTCCTTGTCACTCATCGGCGCGATGATCAGCACCTCCGGTATCTGGATCGTGAAGCGCGCGCCGTGCGGCTCCTCGTTGTTGCCCGCCTCGACGGCGAGCCCCATTGCTTCGGCGAAGCCCTTGACGATCGCGAGCCCGAGGCCGGTGCCATGCTTGGCCCGATCGCTGCCCTCGAGCCGGGTGAAGGTCTCGAACACCCGCTTTTCGTTCCCCGGTGCGATGCCCGGGCCTTCGTCGATGACTGAAAGAAGGATGGCATCGGACGTGCGCTGCGCCCGGATGACGATCGGCGTGCCGGGGTCGGCATAGCGCCCGGCGTTATCGAGCAGGTTGATGAGGCAATGGTGCAGAAGCACCGGATCGACGCGGACGAGCGGGACATTGGATGGAATGTCGACCTTTACCTCGTGCCCGGTGAGCGAGGCGCGCGTGTCGTGCGCGGCGCTCGCGGCGGCATCGAACAGGTCGGTCGCCTCTGCCTTCATCGGCAGCGCGCCCGCCTCGACGCGCACCATGTCGAGGAGGTTCGAGACGAAACGGTTGAGCCGCCGCGCTTCGGCCTCGATCGTTTCGGCGAGGCCCGGCGAGGGCTGGCGCTGCATCTCCTGCGCCGCCGACAGGATCGTCGTGAGCGGGGTCCGAAGGTCGTGACTGACCGACGAGAGCAGCGCCGATCGCAGCCGGTCGCGCTCGTCGATCTGCCGTGCGTGCAGCGACGCTTCCTCGAGTTCCATCCGGTCGAGCGCGATAGACGCCTGGTCGAGCAGGCTCATCAGCAGCGGCACCTGATCCGAACGGACGGGCTCGCGGGCATCGTCGCGCGTCAGACCGAGCACGCCGAGCACGCCGCGCGTCGTGCGGAGCGGGTGGAACAGCCAGTCCGATGCGGTCAGCGTCGACGACCCGCGCCCGGCCGGCTGGTCATTGTCCATCGCCCATTGCGCCGCGGCGCGCTCAATTTGCTCGAGCCGGTCCTCCGGCGGCACTGCGGCGCGTAGCATGGGCCCATCGGCGGACGGGAGCAGCAACGCAGTGCGGACATCGAGCAGCCGGCCGACCTCGGCGCAGATAGCGTGCATCAACGCATCCTGATCGGGCGCAACGGTGAGCTGGCGCGAGAAGCTTGCGAGCGCGGCATTCTGGCGCGCGCTCGACTGCGCCAGATTGGCTTGCGCGCGCACGCGTGCGGCGAACTGGCTGGTGACCACGGCAACGCCGAGCAACACCAATATACTGACGACATTTTCGGGATTGTTGACGGTGAGCGTGCCGGTTGGCGGCAGGAAGAAGAAATTATAGGCAAGGCTCGATGCGAGCCCCGCGAACAGCCCGGCGCGCAGACCGAAGCTCGCCGCGGCGAACATCACCGGGATCAGATAGAGCAGCGCGATATTGCCGAGATCGAGCGCGGCGCGGAGCAGGCGGCCGAGCGCGGTCATCGCCGCGACCATCGCCAACGACCACAGATAATCCGCGGGCTCGCCCCACCGTCCCGGTGCGCCGGTTC
This DNA window, taken from Sphingopyxis sp. PAMC25046, encodes the following:
- a CDS encoding response regulator, with the translated sequence MKVRHKVLVIDDELHIRRLIQAALARNDYAIVEAETARGALEQLRAERPDITLLDLGLPDRDGLELVPLFKQQSDTTLIVVSARDATDQKVAALDLGADDYLTKPFDTDELLARVRVALRNRLTRDGGTLALAVEDVTIDLVARTVTKAGQEIHLTPKEYGVLAQLAKFPGRVITHKQIMAEVWPHEHEHHVEYLRVLVRTLRQKLETDPQQPRIISNELGIGYRLRLGNDALAEDGKPSRWNI
- a CDS encoding sensor histidine kinase KdpD translates to MIETDRPSPEAFLRQAAQEGRGRLKVFLGAAPGVGKTWEMLTGGRQKREAGVDVVIGVVETHGRRETGALAEGQEIIPRREVDHQGHSLGEMDIDAILERRPQLVLVDELAHTNAPGSRHPKRYQDVEELLDAGIDVYSTLNIQHVESLNDVVASFTRVRVRETVPDSILENAEIEVVDIPPDELIERLREGKVYIPQEATRALTHFFSKSNLTALRELALRRAAQAVDAQMLDHVRSHALAGSFAVGERIVVAVSELPVAAELVRAGKRLADALKAPWSAVHIETRRSHGISDEDRRQLADTLALASRLGASTATVPAASVVEGLHAFARDARATQIVIGKSARPWWFEMRHGSVVDQLVRTIDDVAVHVLPGEPDARTARRSGTGAPGRWGEPADYLWSLAMVAAMTALGRLLRAALDLGNIALLYLIPVMFAAASFGLRAGLFAGLASSLAYNFFFLPPTGTLTVNNPENVVSILVLLGVAVVTSQFAARVRAQANLAQSSARQNAALASFSRQLTVAPDQDALMHAICAEVGRLLDVRTALLLPSADGPMLRAAVPPEDRLEQIERAAAQWAMDNDQPAGRGSSTLTASDWLFHPLRTTRGVLGVLGLTRDDAREPVRSDQVPLLMSLLDQASIALDRMELEEASLHARQIDERDRLRSALLSSVSHDLRTPLTTILSAAQEMQRQPSPGLAETIEAEARRLNRFVSNLLDMVRVEAGALPMKAEATDLFDAAASAAHDTRASLTGHEVKVDIPSNVPLVRVDPVLLHHCLINLLDNAGRYADPGTPIVIRAQRTSDAILLSVIDEGPGIAPGNEKRVFETFTRLEGSDRAKHGTGLGLAIVKGFAEAMGLAVEAGNNEEPHGARFTIQIPEVLIIAPMSDKEIP